The Planctomycetota bacterium genomic sequence GTGACGCATCCGGGGCGTCTCCGGCATCGAAGCCCGTATCGTGGACAGAGCGATCCCCCTATCGTCCGGTGAACAAGCCAGCCCGCTCGTTCGCGGAGGTTCGATGGCGCAGAAGACTCGTCGCAAGCCCGTGCGGACCAGCGGCCCGGCGGCCCGCACCGCGGTCGCTCGCCCCAGCCCGAAGACCGCCCGCGTCAAGATGCCCGACGTGCAATCGTCCGACGACCTGCGCAATGTCGCCATCGACCGCGTGGGCGTGAAGGACATCACCTACCCGATCATCCTCCGCACGCGCGACGGCGGCACGCAGGCCACCGTCGCGAAGATCAGCATGTACGTTGCGCTCCCGCACTACCAGAAGGGGACGCACATGTCCCGCTTCCTGGAGGTGCTGAACGATCACGCGGCCGAGCCCGTGACGCCCGACCGCATCCCGGAGATCACGCGCGCGATCTGCGGCAGGCTCAACGCCGAGGTCGCGCACTTCGAGGCCCGGTTCACGTACTTCATCAAGAAGCCCGCCCCGGTGACGGGCCAGATCGGCCTGATGGACTACGAGGTCACGTTCGAGTGCACCGCGAACGGGGAAGACGATTTCATCATGGGGGTCGCCGCCCCCGCCACGAGCCTGTGCCCGTGCTCGAAGGAGATCAGCAAGTACGGCGCGCACAACCAGCGCTGCCGCATCGAGGCGAAGGTGCGGCTGAACGGGATGATGTGGATCGAGGACCTGGTAGAGTTGCTGGAGCGAGCGGCGAGCTGCCCGGTCTTCGCGGTCCTCAAGCGCCCCGACGAAAAGTGGGTGACCGAGAAGGCCTTCGAGAACCCCAAGTTCGTCGAAGACATCGTGCGCGACCTGGCCCTGGGGCTGGAGTCCGACGAGCGGGTCCGCTGGTTCTCGATCAACTCGGAGAACTTCGAGTCGATCCACAACCACAACGCCTACGCGCAGATCACCCGGGCGACGCGGCGCTGAGCGACCGGCGCCCGATCGTTCTCGGTGCGGCGTCGGAATCGCCGATCCTATCGTCGGCGTGTCGCTCAAAGTCCTCATTCCCAGCATGTTCCAGCGAAGGGTGCTCCTGCTCGGGGTGCTCTTCGTGCTGTCGCTGTCGCCGCTGGCGGCCCAGTTGGTCCGCCTCACGCTGGCGCAGGGCGCGGACCTGCGGCTGGCCGCCGAGGCGCGGCTGACACGCAGCCAGGAGACCCCGACGGTCCGCGGTCGGATCGTCGACCGCAAAGGGCGGGTGCTCGCCCAGGACCGTCCACGGTTCGACCTCGCGGTCGACTACCGGGTCATCGACGGGACGTGGGCGACGGACCAGGCCCGTCGGGCGGCGGCCCGGGCGGCTGGGTCCGCGTGGGGCAGCCTGAGCCGCGACCAGCGCCAGGCGATGGTCGACGTGTACGTGCCCGTGTACCGGGTGCATCTCGACCGCGCGTGGGACCGGCTGGCGGAGGTGGGGGGCGTGTCGCGTGCGCAGCTCGACCGGGCGCGCGACGGGGTGATCGCGATGGTGACGCGCCGGCAGGACGCCGTCACCGCCGCCCGGCTCGAACAGGAACGCGCGCGAGTGGCGGCGTCGGGGCGGACGCCGACGGCGCGTGACGAGCGGGCGATGCGCCGGCGTGCGGAAGCGCCGATCCTGGAGAAGGAGCGCGCGCACGTGGTCATCGCGCGTGTCGACGACGAGCGGGGCTTCCGGGCGATCGGCGTGAGCGAAGAGCAGGTCGAACTGGAACTGCCGCTGGCGGACGATCGCCTGAGCGAGGCGCGCCGGCTGCCGGTGGACATCGTGCCGACGGTGCCGGGGCTGTCGGTGCGCGACAGCGGCGAGCGCGACTATCCCAACGAGAACGTGCGCGTGCGGATCGACCGGACGACGCTGCCCAGGCCGGTGGCGTCGGACGAGCCGCTGGAGATCGAGGTTTCGGGCGTGGCGTGCCATATTCTGGGAACGCTGCGCGACACGGTGTTCCAGAGCGCCGCGGGCGATCCGGCGTCGGGCACGGTGGACGTGCTGGGCGACGCGGACCGGCGGCGCGAGTACTTGAAGGCCCGGCCGGAGGTGGCCGAGCGTGCGCGGCGCGGGCTGGGCGGCGACCGCGGGTCGTACCGCGACGGGGACCGGATCGGCGCGTGGGGGCTCGAGCACACGTACGAGAACGAGCTGCGCGGGCTGCGGGGCGTGCGGACGACGCGCGTCGACACCGGGGAGCGGGAGTTCGTGCCCCCCGAGCCGGGGCGCGACGTGCGGCTCACGATCGACGTGGATTTTCAGGCGCGGGTGCAGGCGCTGCTGGACCCGCGTCTGGGGCTGGCGCGCGTGCAGGACTGGCACAAGCAGGAGAGCCCGACGCAGCCGGTGGGGTCGGACCTCGCCGGGGCCGCGGTCGTGCTCGATGTGGATACGGGCGACATCCTGGCGCTGGTCTCGACGCCGACGTACACGCGCGAGGAGTGGGAGACGCAGCGCGAGCGTCTGGCGGCGGACCTGGTCGGCACGCCGCTGGTGAACCGGGCGACGGGGAAGTACTACACGCCCGGGTCGATCGTGAAGCCGCTGATCCTGGTAGAGGCGGTGGCGCGCGGGAAGTACGACGTCTCGCAGGCGATCGCGTGCACCGGGCACCTGTACGAGCGCTCGCCCAACGCGTACCGCTGCTGGATCTACAAGCGGTTCCAGACGACGCACTCGGCGACGCTGGGGCACGACCCCGGGGCCGAGGAAGCGATCATGGTGTCGTGCAACATCTTCTTCTTCACGCTGGGGCGTCGGCTGGGCCCGGAGGGCGTCATCACCGCGTTCCGCGACTTCGGGGTCGGGAGCACGTTCGGGCTGGGCGTGGGGGGCGAAGCGCCCGGCGCGCTGGGGTTCGACGCGGCGCACCCCCTGCTGGGGATCGAGACGGGCGACGCGACGCAGATGGGGATCGGCCAGGGCCCGGTGACGTGGACGCCCCTGCACGCGGCGAACGCGTACGCGACGCTGGCGCGCGACGGGGTGTGGGTGCAGCCGCGGATCGTCGTGGGCGCGGCGCGTCCCGAGCCGCGCGACCTGGGGCTGGACCCGCGCGCCGTCCGGGCGGCGATCGAGGGCCTGCGCGCGAGCGTGGGCGAGCACCAGGGGACGGGCAACCACATCGCGACGGGGAACGGCGAAGAGCCGATCTTCAACGTGCCGGGCGTGCGGGTGTGGGGCAAGACGGGCACGGCGCAGGCGCCGCGGATCTTCACGCGGGGCGAGCCGCGCGAACTGCTGGAAGAGGGCGACCACTCGTGGTTCGTGGTGCTGGCGGGTCGAGACCGCCCGCGCTACGCGATCGCGGTGGTGATCGACTTCGGGGGGAGCGGGGGAAAGGTGTCGGGGCCGATCGCCAACCAGATCATCCATGCCCTCGTCGCGGAGGGATACCTGTGACGCGGGCGGGGAGTCGCTAGTGTCGTTCGTGCACACCAATCAGGCGGTGCTCCGCCCGGGCGTGCGGGTGCGCCCGGTGCTCGGGGCGGCGGCCCGTGCCGGGCCCGCGTGGCTCACCGTCGGCGCGTCGCTGGGGCTGTCGCTGGTCGGGCTGCACGCGATCGACGTCGGGGCGGGCGTCGCGGATCGCGCGCTGTTCGAACTGGGCCCGCTGGCGATGCGCCAGGGCGTGTTCGTGGGCGCGGGCGCGCTCGCCGCCCTCGCGATCATCCTTCCGAACTACCGGCTGCTCGGATACGCGTCGTGGGTGCTGTTCGGCCTGGCGCTCGCGCTGCTCGTGGTGCTGCTCCTGCCCTTCGTGCCCGCGTTCCTGGTCCGCCCGCGCAACGGGGCGCGGAGCTGGATCGACCTGGGGCCGGTCGACCTGCAGCCCAGCGAACTCATGAAGATCGCGTGGGTCATGGCGCTCGCGTGGTATCTCCGCTACAAGGGAAACCATCGCACGCTGCGCGGGCTGCTGCCCCCGGCGCTCATCACGGCGTTGCCCGTGGGGCTCATCGTGCTCCAGCCCGACCTCGGCACGGCGTGCCTGTTCATCCCCGCGTTGTTCGCCGTCCTCGTCGCCGCCGGCGCCAAGCTCTGGCACCTCGGGCTCATCGTGCTGCTCGCGGCGCTCGCCGCCCCGGCGGCGTACCCGATGCTGCTGCCCCACCAGAAGGCGCGCCTGGCGGGGCTGGTCATGCAGATGCAGGGCGACGAGAGCGCCGACCAGGACATCAACATGCAGTCCGCGACCGCCAAGCGCCTCGCCGGGGCGGGCGGGCTGGCGGGCGCGGGCCAGCACATGTCGCGCGTGCTCGTGCGGTACAACGCGCTGCCCGAGCGGCACAACGACATGGTCTTTGCCGTCGTCGTCAACCGCTTCGGGCTGGGCGGGGGCCTGGGCGTCCTGGCGCTCTATGCGCTGTGGGCGGTCGGCGCCCTGTGGACCGCCGCCCTCTGCCGCGAGCCGTTCGGCAGGCTCGTGCCCGTCGGGCTGGCGGCGTTCGTCGGCGCGCAAGCGTTCATCAACATCGGGATGAATCTCGGGCTGCTCCCGATCATCGGCATCACGCTCCCGTTCGTCAGCCACGGCGGCTCGAGCATGGTCACGTCCTGGCTCATGACCGGGCTCGTGTGGTCGATCGCGCTGCGCCGCCCCCGCGTCACGGTGCGCAAGAGCTTCGAGTGGGACGAGGACTAGCCCCGCGCGGCCCGTCCCGCGCCCCGTGCTGGGCCCGGCACGGGCGGACTACGCTGGGCGCATGACACCTTCCCGGCGCCCGCCGCGCTCTGCGCCGCACCAGCGCCTTGGCTCGCGCCAGCAACCCGGGCCCCGCCAGCGCCCCGGCTCAGGCCAGCGACCCGGGCCCCGCCAGCAGCCCGGGCCCCGCCAGCAGCCCGCCGCCCCGCAACGCGACGCGATCGATTTCGGCCTCGCGGGCGTCGCGCCCATGCAGCCCCCGCCCTGGTTTGCGGGCGCCGCCGCGGAACTGGGTATCGAGTTCG encodes the following:
- the folE2 gene encoding GTP cyclohydrolase FolE2, coding for MPDVQSSDDLRNVAIDRVGVKDITYPIILRTRDGGTQATVAKISMYVALPHYQKGTHMSRFLEVLNDHAAEPVTPDRIPEITRAICGRLNAEVAHFEARFTYFIKKPAPVTGQIGLMDYEVTFECTANGEDDFIMGVAAPATSLCPCSKEISKYGAHNQRCRIEAKVRLNGMMWIEDLVELLERAASCPVFAVLKRPDEKWVTEKAFENPKFVEDIVRDLALGLESDERVRWFSINSENFESIHNHNAYAQITRATRR
- a CDS encoding penicillin-binding transpeptidase domain-containing protein, giving the protein MSLKVLIPSMFQRRVLLLGVLFVLSLSPLAAQLVRLTLAQGADLRLAAEARLTRSQETPTVRGRIVDRKGRVLAQDRPRFDLAVDYRVIDGTWATDQARRAAARAAGSAWGSLSRDQRQAMVDVYVPVYRVHLDRAWDRLAEVGGVSRAQLDRARDGVIAMVTRRQDAVTAARLEQERARVAASGRTPTARDERAMRRRAEAPILEKERAHVVIARVDDERGFRAIGVSEEQVELELPLADDRLSEARRLPVDIVPTVPGLSVRDSGERDYPNENVRVRIDRTTLPRPVASDEPLEIEVSGVACHILGTLRDTVFQSAAGDPASGTVDVLGDADRRREYLKARPEVAERARRGLGGDRGSYRDGDRIGAWGLEHTYENELRGLRGVRTTRVDTGEREFVPPEPGRDVRLTIDVDFQARVQALLDPRLGLARVQDWHKQESPTQPVGSDLAGAAVVLDVDTGDILALVSTPTYTREEWETQRERLAADLVGTPLVNRATGKYYTPGSIVKPLILVEAVARGKYDVSQAIACTGHLYERSPNAYRCWIYKRFQTTHSATLGHDPGAEEAIMVSCNIFFFTLGRRLGPEGVITAFRDFGVGSTFGLGVGGEAPGALGFDAAHPLLGIETGDATQMGIGQGPVTWTPLHAANAYATLARDGVWVQPRIVVGAARPEPRDLGLDPRAVRAAIEGLRASVGEHQGTGNHIATGNGEEPIFNVPGVRVWGKTGTAQAPRIFTRGEPRELLEEGDHSWFVVLAGRDRPRYAIAVVIDFGGSGGKVSGPIANQIIHALVAEGYL
- a CDS encoding FtsW/RodA/SpoVE family cell cycle protein, which translates into the protein MSFVHTNQAVLRPGVRVRPVLGAAARAGPAWLTVGASLGLSLVGLHAIDVGAGVADRALFELGPLAMRQGVFVGAGALAALAIILPNYRLLGYASWVLFGLALALLVVLLLPFVPAFLVRPRNGARSWIDLGPVDLQPSELMKIAWVMALAWYLRYKGNHRTLRGLLPPALITALPVGLIVLQPDLGTACLFIPALFAVLVAAGAKLWHLGLIVLLAALAAPAAYPMLLPHQKARLAGLVMQMQGDESADQDINMQSATAKRLAGAGGLAGAGQHMSRVLVRYNALPERHNDMVFAVVVNRFGLGGGLGVLALYALWAVGALWTAALCREPFGRLVPVGLAAFVGAQAFINIGMNLGLLPIIGITLPFVSHGGSSMVTSWLMTGLVWSIALRRPRVTVRKSFEWDED